A portion of the Blautia hansenii DSM 20583 genome contains these proteins:
- the dnaG gene encoding DNA primase, with protein sequence MYYSDDLIEEVRSKNDIVDVISDYVKLQRKGSSYFGLCPFHNEKSPSFSVSPGKQMYYCFGCGAGGNVFTFIMEYENYSFVEALKYLADRAGVQLPEVEYSKEAKAASDFKSMLLEIQKKAASFYYYQLKQESGKPALDYLKGRQLSEDTIKKFGLGCSPRYSGALYQYLKGQGYSDELLKESGLFNIDERRGMQDKFWNRVMFPIMDVNNRVIGFGGRVMGDAKPKYLNSPETKIFDKSRNLYGLNIARTSRKPYFIICEGYMDVIAMYQAGFHNAVASLGTALTSGHASLMSRYTKEVLLTYDSDEAGQKAALRGIPILKAAGISPRVVNLAPYKDPDEFIKAEGKEAFEKRLEEAENYFLFEIKVLEKQYHLSDPESKTQFYREIARKLLEFPEELERNNYIESISARYQIKFEDLRRMVNNMALSGTGVAVKPRMEAVSKKKEGKEDAGHTAQKLMLTWLSSYPSMFKTIDGLIEPADFTTPLYHKVAEIVFEQHKEGEVNPAKLLNRFSDAEEQKEITSLFHASLHLESEEDAKKAVLETVCRLKRDSIAWQSTNLPPTDLFGLQRIVEARKRLEDLERGRVTLHISFD encoded by the coding sequence ATGTATTATTCAGATGATTTGATTGAGGAAGTCCGCTCAAAAAACGATATTGTGGACGTGATTTCGGATTATGTGAAATTGCAGAGAAAGGGAAGCTCTTATTTTGGACTTTGCCCTTTTCATAATGAAAAATCTCCGTCCTTTTCAGTAAGCCCGGGAAAGCAGATGTATTATTGCTTTGGCTGCGGAGCAGGAGGTAATGTTTTTACCTTTATTATGGAATATGAGAATTACAGCTTTGTAGAGGCGTTGAAATATTTGGCGGATAGAGCAGGGGTACAGCTTCCTGAGGTTGAATATTCAAAAGAAGCAAAGGCAGCTTCGGATTTTAAATCCATGTTGTTGGAAATTCAGAAAAAAGCAGCTTCTTTTTATTACTATCAACTAAAACAGGAAAGCGGAAAGCCGGCATTGGATTATCTGAAAGGAAGACAGCTTTCTGAGGATACGATTAAAAAATTCGGATTGGGGTGTTCGCCCAGATATTCGGGCGCATTGTATCAATATTTAAAGGGGCAGGGGTACTCTGATGAATTATTAAAAGAGTCCGGTCTTTTCAATATTGATGAGCGAAGAGGCATGCAGGACAAGTTTTGGAACCGTGTGATGTTTCCGATTATGGATGTAAATAATCGTGTGATTGGATTTGGCGGCAGAGTTATGGGAGATGCAAAACCGAAATATTTGAATTCTCCTGAAACGAAAATTTTTGATAAGAGTCGGAATTTATACGGTTTGAATATTGCCCGTACCTCCAGAAAACCGTACTTTATTATCTGCGAGGGCTATATGGATGTTATTGCCATGTACCAGGCAGGCTTTCACAATGCGGTGGCATCTCTCGGAACAGCGCTTACCTCAGGACATGCCAGTCTTATGAGTCGTTATACAAAGGAGGTTCTGCTGACTTATGACAGTGACGAGGCAGGACAAAAAGCAGCCCTTCGAGGTATTCCGATTTTAAAGGCGGCGGGAATTTCTCCGAGAGTGGTGAACCTTGCGCCGTATAAGGACCCGGATGAATTTATTAAGGCAGAAGGCAAGGAGGCTTTTGAAAAGCGTCTTGAGGAGGCAGAAAACTATTTTCTGTTTGAGATTAAGGTACTGGAAAAGCAATACCATTTATCTGACCCGGAGAGTAAAACACAGTTTTATCGGGAGATAGCCAGAAAACTTCTGGAATTTCCGGAAGAGCTGGAAAGAAACAACTATATTGAAAGTATTTCTGCCAGATATCAGATAAAATTTGAAGATTTAAGAAGAATGGTAAATAACATGGCGCTGTCAGGAACAGGCGTTGCGGTAAAGCCCAGAATGGAAGCTGTTTCAAAAAAGAAAGAGGGCAAGGAAGATGCAGGTCATACGGCGCAAAAGCTGATGCTGACATGGCTGAGCTCCTATCCTTCCATGTTTAAAACTATTGATGGATTGATAGAACCGGCAGATTTTACAACACCCTTGTATCATAAGGTTGCTGAAATAGTATTTGAACAGCACAAAGAAGGTGAGGTAAATCCTGCAAAATTATTAAATCGGTTTTCTGACGCAGAGGAGCAGAAGGAAATTACATCTCTGTTTCATGCTTCTCTTCATTTGGAAAGTGAGGAAGATGCAAAAAAGGCGGTGCTGGAAACGGTATGCAGACTAAAAAGAGACAGTATTGCATGGCAAAGCACCAATTTACCGCCTACGGACCTTTTCGGACTGCAAAGGATTGTAGAAGCCAGAAAGCGTCTGGAGGATTTGGAGAGAGGCAGAGTGACGCTGCATATTTCTTTTGATTGA
- a CDS encoding deoxyguanosinetriphosphate triphosphohydrolase — MNIREQMEKRELELLSPYASHSIHSKGREREEQECDIRTVYQRDRDRIVHCKAFRRMKDKTQVFLSPQGDHYRNRLTHTLEVSQTARTIAKALSLNEDLVEAIALGHDLGHTPFGHAGERALNRVCPLGFAHYKQSVRVVERLEKNGEGLNLTWEVRDGILNHRTSGKPHTLEGQVVRYCDKISYIHHDMDDAQRAGIITEDDIPITLRMLLGATTRERLNTFVHNIVENSQGKDKIMMSPEIEEGFRDIRALMFQDVYLNPAAKSEEKKAEHVVEELYTYYSKYPEKMSEEYQKLLYQDEPKERVICDYISGMTDQYSLEKFRELFIPKGWSVQGKGQ, encoded by the coding sequence ATGAATATTCGTGAACAAATGGAAAAAAGAGAATTAGAGCTTTTAAGCCCGTACGCTTCTCACAGTATTCATTCTAAGGGAAGGGAAAGAGAAGAGCAGGAATGTGATATCCGTACAGTTTACCAGCGGGACAGAGACCGCATTGTGCACTGTAAAGCATTTCGTCGTATGAAGGATAAGACACAGGTATTTTTGTCCCCTCAGGGTGACCATTATCGAAATCGCCTGACCCATACCCTTGAGGTTTCTCAGACAGCCAGAACCATTGCGAAAGCGCTGTCTTTAAATGAAGACTTAGTAGAAGCCATTGCGCTGGGACATGATTTGGGGCATACGCCCTTTGGTCATGCGGGGGAAAGAGCCTTAAACAGAGTTTGCCCCTTGGGATTTGCACATTATAAGCAGAGCGTTCGAGTGGTGGAGCGTTTAGAAAAAAACGGAGAAGGGTTAAATCTTACATGGGAAGTGCGGGACGGAATTTTAAATCACAGAACCAGCGGAAAACCTCATACCTTAGAGGGTCAGGTAGTTCGTTACTGTGATAAGATTTCTTATATTCATCATGATATGGATGATGCTCAGAGAGCAGGAATTATTACAGAAGATGACATTCCCATTACCTTGCGCATGCTCTTGGGAGCTACTACAAGGGAAAGGCTGAATACATTTGTCCACAATATTGTAGAGAACAGTCAGGGGAAAGATAAGATTATGATGTCTCCGGAGATTGAAGAAGGGTTTCGGGATATCCGTGCTTTGATGTTTCAGGATGTTTACTTAAATCCTGCGGCAAAAAGTGAAGAAAAAAAGGCAGAACATGTAGTAGAAGAATTATATACATATTACAGCAAATATCCGGAAAAGATGTCAGAGGAATATCAAAAGCTTCTGTATCAGGATGAACCAAAGGAAAGAGTAATATGTGATTATATATCAGGTATGACAGACCAGTATTCTCTGGAAAAGTTCCGTGAGCTTTTTATTCCCAAAGGCTGGAGCGTTCAGGGAAAGGGACAGTAG
- a CDS encoding deoxyribonuclease IV: MLEIGCHLSSSKGYEAMAKEAEKIHANTFQFFTRNPRGAKAKEIKQEDVDAFLIRAKNQGIDRILAHAPYTLNACSADESIREFAVNTMKDDLRRMEYTPGNCYNFHPGSHVKQGVEVGIQYIADMLNEILNPKQSTTVLLETMAGKGSEVGSRFEELREIIDRVELKEKLGVCLDTCHVYDAGYDIAEDLDGVLTKFDKVIGLDRLKAIHLNDSMYGLESHKDRHAKIGEGKLGLEAIVRVINHPALRKLPFYLETPNDLEGYAGEIALLRNSYKEL, from the coding sequence ATGTTAGAAATTGGATGTCATTTATCTTCCTCAAAAGGCTATGAAGCTATGGCAAAGGAAGCAGAGAAAATTCACGCAAATACTTTTCAGTTTTTTACCAGAAACCCAAGAGGAGCAAAAGCAAAGGAAATTAAGCAAGAGGATGTAGACGCTTTTCTCATAAGGGCAAAAAATCAAGGGATTGACAGAATTTTGGCACATGCCCCATACACCCTGAATGCCTGCTCGGCGGATGAAAGTATTCGAGAATTTGCAGTGAATACTATGAAAGACGATTTAAGGAGAATGGAATATACTCCGGGGAACTGTTATAACTTTCATCCGGGAAGCCATGTAAAACAAGGAGTGGAAGTGGGAATTCAGTATATTGCAGATATGTTAAACGAAATTCTTAATCCTAAGCAGAGCACAACGGTATTATTGGAAACTATGGCAGGAAAAGGAAGCGAAGTAGGAAGCCGTTTTGAAGAATTAAGAGAAATTATAGACAGAGTGGAATTAAAAGAGAAGCTGGGAGTTTGTTTGGATACCTGTCATGTATATGATGCAGGATATGATATCGCAGAGGATTTGGACGGAGTTTTGACGAAATTTGATAAAGTGATTGGATTGGACAGGCTAAAAGCAATTCATTTAAACGACAGTATGTACGGATTGGAAAGTCATAAGGACCGCCATGCGAAAATCGGCGAAGGAAAGCTGGGACTGGAAGCGATTGTAAGAGTAATCAATCATCCGGCGCTTCGAAAGCTGCCCTTTTATTTGGAAACTCCAAATGATTTAGAAGGATATGCGGGAGAAATCGCACTTTTAAGAAATTCCTATAAAGAATTGTAG
- a CDS encoding amidohydrolase family protein, protein MQEKNGFVLRGNICYSDGSKKLVICPKSYVVCQEGICRGVYQELPKEYESYIVKDMGDALIIPGLVDLHTHAPQYAFRGLGMDLELLDWLNTHTFPEEMKYADADYAKKAYTMFVEDLKKSAVTRAVIFATLHIEGTKILMDLLEASGLDTYVGKVSMDRNALEGLQEENAEAAAKAVRQWLLETEGRYEHTKPILTPRFIPSCSDALMAELKSIQEKTGLPLQSHLSENPGEIQWVQELCPNSSSYSDAYYQAGLFGGDCPTIMAHCVWLKEEEISLIKKQGVFIAHCPQSNTNLSSGIAPVRRFLDEGLSVGLGSDVAGGYSTSVLRAMADTIQCSKLRWRLVDAKQKPVTLEEAFYMGTAGGGAFFGKVGSFLEGYEFDAVVFDDSELLHPQELSVRERLERLIYLADDRQIKSKFVKGNLIYEKNEKNS, encoded by the coding sequence ATGCAGGAAAAGAACGGCTTTGTTTTGAGAGGGAATATTTGTTACAGTGACGGCAGCAAAAAGCTTGTGATTTGTCCAAAAAGTTATGTGGTGTGCCAGGAAGGGATTTGCAGAGGTGTTTATCAGGAGCTTCCAAAGGAATATGAAAGCTATATTGTAAAAGATATGGGGGATGCGCTGATTATACCGGGATTGGTGGATTTGCATACTCATGCGCCTCAGTATGCTTTTCGGGGCTTGGGAATGGATTTGGAATTGCTGGACTGGCTGAATACGCATACTTTTCCGGAGGAAATGAAATATGCTGATGCAGATTATGCAAAAAAGGCATATACAATGTTTGTAGAGGATTTAAAGAAAAGCGCTGTGACCAGAGCTGTGATTTTTGCTACCCTGCATATAGAAGGAACAAAAATATTGATGGATTTACTGGAAGCGTCCGGACTGGATACTTATGTGGGAAAAGTGAGTATGGACAGAAATGCACTGGAGGGCTTACAGGAGGAAAATGCAGAGGCAGCAGCAAAGGCGGTAAGGCAGTGGCTGCTGGAAACAGAAGGGCGTTATGAGCATACGAAGCCTATTTTAACCCCCAGATTTATTCCGTCCTGTTCCGATGCTTTGATGGCGGAATTGAAAAGTATTCAGGAAAAAACAGGATTGCCTTTGCAGTCTCATTTGTCAGAAAATCCGGGAGAAATTCAGTGGGTACAGGAACTTTGCCCCAATTCTTCCAGTTACAGTGATGCGTATTATCAGGCAGGCTTGTTCGGAGGAGATTGTCCTACGATTATGGCACATTGTGTCTGGTTAAAGGAGGAGGAAATTTCTCTGATTAAAAAGCAAGGTGTGTTTATTGCGCATTGTCCACAGTCGAATACAAATCTTTCATCCGGTATTGCGCCTGTTCGGCGGTTTTTAGATGAGGGGCTTTCTGTCGGACTTGGAAGTGATGTGGCAGGAGGATACAGCACCTCTGTTTTAAGAGCTATGGCAGATACCATTCAATGCTCCAAGCTTCGTTGGCGTCTGGTGGATGCAAAACAGAAGCCGGTGACATTGGAGGAAGCGTTTTATATGGGAACAGCAGGAGGCGGAGCATTTTTCGGAAAAGTGGGAAGCTTTCTGGAGGGATATGAGTTTGATGCAGTCGTTTTTGATGACAGTGAGCTTTTACATCCGCAGGAATTAAGTGTAAGAGAGCGGCTGGAAAGACTTATTTATCTGGCAGATGACAGACAGATAAAAAGTAAATTTGTAAAGGGAAATTTAATCTACGAAAAAAATGAAAAAAACTCTTGA
- a CDS encoding amidohydrolase family protein yields the protein MFGENHAHIFMNGLNYRAAVNCHKSGVDTDVIHKHFRTYQEKGVSFVRDGGDALGVSEKAREIAPQYGITYRTPVFAIHKKGHYGGIVGRPFENMKEYADLVKEVRKRGGDFIKIMTTGIMNFDMDGSVTEEPLRFDEVKEMVHIAHEEGFSVMAHTNGARAVREAALAGADSIEHGNYVDEEAMWAMKEHKTVWVPTITVVKNMIGCGRFSDEVLEKIWETGSRNIQMGYEIGVQLALGSDAGAYLVPHGQGIKDEWECFQEILGKNNKEVTEMLLEGERKIQEKFIRR from the coding sequence ATGTTTGGAGAAAATCATGCACATATTTTCATGAATGGGCTCAATTACAGAGCAGCAGTAAACTGTCATAAAAGCGGAGTGGATACAGATGTTATTCATAAACATTTTCGGACTTATCAGGAAAAGGGTGTTTCCTTTGTCAGGGACGGAGGGGATGCTTTGGGAGTGTCTGAAAAAGCAAGGGAAATTGCACCCCAATATGGAATTACCTATCGGACGCCTGTTTTTGCCATTCATAAAAAAGGGCATTACGGAGGAATTGTAGGAAGACCTTTTGAAAATATGAAAGAATATGCCGACTTGGTAAAGGAAGTGAGAAAGCGAGGCGGAGATTTCATTAAAATTATGACAACGGGTATTATGAATTTTGATATGGATGGCTCTGTGACAGAAGAACCCTTGAGGTTTGACGAAGTAAAAGAAATGGTACATATTGCTCACGAAGAGGGATTTTCCGTAATGGCACATACAAATGGGGCAAGGGCTGTTCGGGAAGCAGCTCTTGCCGGTGCAGATAGCATTGAACATGGAAACTATGTAGATGAAGAAGCTATGTGGGCAATGAAAGAACATAAAACCGTGTGGGTGCCTACTATAACCGTAGTGAAAAACATGATTGGCTGCGGCAGGTTTTCCGACGAGGTTCTGGAAAAGATATGGGAAACAGGAAGCCGCAATATACAAATGGGATATGAAATAGGCGTACAGCTTGCACTAGGTAGCGATGCCGGAGCATATCTTGTGCCTCATGGACAGGGTATTAAAGATGAATGGGAATGTTTTCAGGAGATTTTGGGAAAGAATAATAAAGAAGTAACCGAAATGCTTCTGGAGGGGGAAAGAAAAATTCAGGAGAAATTTATACGGAGGTAA
- the glpK gene encoding glycerol kinase GlpK: MAKYVMALDAGTTSNRCILFNKKGETISSAQKEFTQYFPKPGWVEHDANEIWSNQLGVAVEAMQKAGADAEDIAAIGITNQRETAIVWDKNTGEPIYHAIVWQCRRTSEYCDQLKAKGLTEVFRKKTGLIIDAYFSGTKVKWILDHVEGARERAKKGELLFGTVETWLIWKMTKGAVHVTDYSNASRTLLYNINTLEWDKEILEELDIPECMLPEVKPSSCVYGMADSSFFGGEIPIAGAAGDQQSALFGQTCFEKGDAKNTYGTGCFLLMNTGEKPVFSQNGLVTTIAWGLDGKVNYALEGSVFVAGAIIQWLRDELRLIDSAEDSEYMARKVKDTNGCYVVPAFTGLGAPYWDQYARGTIVGLTRGVNKCHIIRASLESLAYQVHDVIEAMRADSGMELNFLKVDGGASANNFLMQAQADMIQVPVKRPVCVETTAMGAAYLAGLAVGYWNSKEEIIENWSTDRVFYPELTKEERDKKTKGWKKAVKCAYGWARED; encoded by the coding sequence ATGGCAAAATATGTAATGGCATTGGATGCAGGGACAACCAGCAACAGATGTATTTTATTTAACAAAAAAGGAGAGACTATCAGTTCGGCGCAGAAGGAGTTTACTCAATATTTTCCGAAACCGGGCTGGGTGGAGCATGATGCAAATGAAATCTGGTCTAATCAGTTAGGCGTTGCTGTGGAAGCTATGCAAAAAGCAGGAGCTGATGCAGAGGATATTGCGGCAATCGGTATTACCAATCAGCGAGAAACGGCTATTGTCTGGGATAAAAATACAGGAGAGCCTATTTATCATGCCATTGTCTGGCAATGCAGAAGAACATCAGAGTATTGCGACCAGTTGAAAGCCAAGGGGCTTACGGAGGTTTTTCGAAAGAAAACAGGCTTGATTATTGATGCCTATTTTTCAGGCACAAAGGTAAAATGGATTTTAGACCACGTAGAAGGCGCCAGAGAGCGTGCGAAAAAGGGAGAATTGCTTTTTGGAACAGTGGAAACATGGTTGATTTGGAAGATGACAAAGGGAGCCGTTCATGTGACGGACTATTCCAACGCATCAAGGACACTTCTTTATAATATCAATACATTAGAGTGGGATAAAGAAATCTTAGAAGAATTGGATATTCCGGAATGTATGCTTCCAGAAGTAAAACCCTCCAGCTGCGTTTACGGAATGGCGGACAGCAGCTTTTTTGGAGGAGAAATTCCCATTGCAGGTGCAGCAGGAGACCAGCAGTCGGCGCTTTTCGGACAGACCTGCTTTGAAAAGGGAGATGCGAAGAATACCTATGGGACAGGCTGCTTCTTGCTGATGAATACAGGAGAAAAGCCGGTCTTTTCGCAAAATGGTCTTGTTACCACCATTGCATGGGGGCTGGACGGAAAGGTCAATTATGCGTTAGAAGGCTCTGTGTTTGTGGCAGGAGCGATTATTCAATGGTTAAGAGATGAGCTGCGCCTGATTGACTCGGCAGAAGACTCAGAATATATGGCAAGGAAGGTAAAGGATACCAATGGATGTTATGTTGTGCCGGCTTTTACGGGGTTGGGAGCGCCATATTGGGACCAATATGCCAGAGGAACCATTGTAGGTCTTACAAGAGGCGTGAATAAATGTCATATTATCCGTGCCTCTCTGGAGTCGTTGGCATATCAGGTTCATGATGTGATTGAGGCCATGAGGGCGGACTCCGGTATGGAATTGAATTTCCTGAAGGTAGACGGAGGCGCCAGCGCGAATAATTTCCTTATGCAGGCACAGGCAGATATGATACAGGTTCCTGTAAAAAGACCGGTGTGTGTGGAAACAACGGCAATGGGGGCAGCGTATCTGGCAGGCTTGGCTGTGGGATATTGGAACAGCAAAGAGGAAATTATTGAGAATTGGAGTACAGACCGTGTCTTTTATCCTGAGCTTACAAAGGAAGAAAGAGATAAAAAGACAAAGGGTTGGAAAAAGGCAGTAAAATGTGCCTACGGATGGGCAAGAGAAGATTAA
- a CDS encoding peptidoglycan-binding domain-containing protein produces the protein MNTASLKSMQTDHPDEGTLQLYVLSSIRNQPVEDASVQISYTGDPDSVIEEVKTDANGMIPEIQLPAPPLEYSMAPSEYQPYAEYTFHISKEGFDDLDISGAEILPDATAIQRAVLSPQAAPGAFEDIVIPAHTLYGEYPEKIPEDEIKPMDTSGEIVLSRVVIPEYVVVHDGSPNDSTAKDYYVRYRDYIKNVASSEIYATWPDNTIRANVLAIMSFTLNRVYTEWYRNKGYDFTITSSTAFDHKWMHGRNIFESISRIVDELFDNYLSRPGVRQPILTQYCDGQRVQCPNWMTQWGSKYLGDQGYSAIEILRNFYGSNMYINTAEEISGIPASWPGQPLDIGSSGSKIRQIQEQLNAIANAYPALPKISVDGVFGENTQNAVKKFQQIFGLPATGIIDYSTWYEIQEIYVGVTRIAELV, from the coding sequence ATGAATACAGCCTCTTTAAAATCTATGCAGACAGACCACCCGGATGAAGGGACTTTGCAGCTTTATGTTCTTTCTTCCATTCGCAATCAGCCTGTGGAGGATGCTTCTGTTCAAATTTCTTATACCGGAGACCCTGACTCTGTGATTGAAGAAGTGAAAACAGATGCTAACGGCATGATACCGGAAATTCAGCTTCCTGCTCCGCCACTGGAATATAGTATGGCGCCTTCTGAATATCAGCCCTATGCAGAATATACTTTCCACATTTCAAAAGAAGGCTTTGATGATTTGGATATTTCCGGAGCAGAAATTTTACCGGATGCTACTGCTATTCAAAGAGCTGTCTTGTCTCCCCAAGCTGCTCCCGGAGCTTTTGAAGATATTGTCATTCCTGCTCATACCCTCTATGGGGAATATCCCGAAAAAATTCCCGAAGACGAAATCAAGCCTATGGATACGTCAGGAGAAATCGTTCTGAGCCGTGTGGTTATTCCGGAATATGTGGTTGTACATGATGGTTCTCCAAATGACTCCACCGCAAAGGATTATTATGTCCGTTATCGAGATTATATCAAAAATGTAGCCAGCAGCGAAATTTATGCCACTTGGCCGGATAATACCATTCGTGCGAATGTATTGGCAATTATGTCCTTTACTTTAAATCGTGTATATACCGAATGGTACAGAAACAAGGGATACGACTTTACTATCACTTCATCTACTGCTTTCGACCACAAATGGATGCACGGGCGAAATATCTTTGAAAGTATCTCCCGTATTGTAGATGAGCTCTTTGACAATTATCTTTCAAGACCGGGGGTACGGCAACCGATTTTAACTCAGTATTGTGACGGACAGAGGGTACAGTGCCCGAACTGGATGACACAATGGGGCTCAAAATATCTGGGAGATCAAGGCTATTCTGCCATTGAAATCTTACGAAACTTCTACGGCAGCAACATGTACATCAACACTGCCGAGGAAATTTCCGGCATCCCTGCCTCGTGGCCCGGTCAGCCCCTAGACATCGGTTCATCCGGAAGTAAGATCCGACAGATACAGGAACAGCTTAATGCCATTGCCAACGCCTATCCTGCTCTTCCGAAAATTTCCGTAGACGGAGTCTTTGGAGAAAACACGCAAAACGCAGTCAAAAAATTCCAGCAGATTTTCGGACTTCCTGCCACAGGAATTATTGATTACTCCACATGGTACGAAATTCAGGAAATTTACGTAGGCGTCACCAGAATTGCAGAATTAGTATAA
- the rseP gene encoding RIP metalloprotease RseP, with protein sequence MKILIAILIFSVIIIFHELGHFLLAKRNGIKVTEFSLGMGPRLLSTQKGETRYSLKLFPIGGSCMMVGEDDDDDSEGSFNKASVWARISVVAAGPIFNFILAFVFAMIITSVAGYDPARVLKVEESSPAAKAGLQEGDIITEFQGRSIVLGRDLDSYMMLHGLDDEEITLTYKRNGEKKEVSFEAYSEEKYMLGFSYVPTPDSEPEITQVVLNGAMMEAGVQAGDIIREINGETIETSQEIQEYWEKNPLDGSAISLGIERDGEIQTLSLKPQMTKQVDTGFIYNLYREKTNFLGVLRYSASEVRYWISNTIESLMMLIKGQFSVNDLSGPVGIIDVIGDSYEEAKEEGSVMVWLQMLYWAILLSANLGVMNLLPIPALDGGRLVFLAVEAVRKKKLDPNVEGMIHFAGFVLLMLLMVFVMFNDFRRL encoded by the coding sequence TTGAAAATTTTAATAGCAATTTTGATATTCTCCGTCATTATTATTTTCCATGAGTTGGGACACTTTCTTTTGGCAAAGAGAAATGGAATTAAAGTTACAGAATTTTCTTTGGGGATGGGACCTAGACTTTTGTCTACCCAAAAAGGAGAAACCCGTTATTCTTTAAAGCTTTTTCCTATAGGTGGTTCCTGTATGATGGTGGGAGAAGATGATGACGATGACAGTGAAGGCTCTTTTAATAAAGCATCCGTGTGGGCGAGAATATCTGTTGTTGCGGCAGGACCGATTTTTAACTTTATTCTGGCTTTTGTGTTTGCCATGATTATTACCAGCGTGGCAGGATATGATCCTGCTCGTGTATTAAAGGTAGAAGAAAGTTCTCCTGCAGCCAAAGCAGGACTTCAAGAGGGGGATATTATTACGGAATTTCAAGGGAGAAGCATTGTTTTGGGAAGAGACTTGGACTCTTATATGATGCTTCATGGTTTGGATGACGAAGAAATTACCCTGACTTATAAACGAAATGGCGAGAAAAAGGAAGTTTCCTTTGAAGCATACAGTGAAGAAAAATATATGCTGGGATTTTCTTATGTGCCTACACCGGATAGTGAGCCGGAAATTACACAGGTCGTTTTAAATGGTGCAATGATGGAAGCAGGAGTACAGGCAGGAGATATTATCAGGGAAATTAATGGAGAGACGATTGAAACCAGTCAGGAAATACAGGAGTATTGGGAAAAAAATCCACTGGATGGCTCAGCGATTAGTCTGGGAATTGAAAGAGATGGGGAGATACAAACACTTTCTTTAAAACCTCAGATGACAAAGCAGGTAGACACTGGTTTCATCTATAATTTATATCGGGAAAAAACGAATTTTTTAGGTGTATTAAGATACAGCGCTTCTGAAGTGCGGTATTGGATTTCTAATACGATAGAAAGTCTTATGATGTTGATAAAAGGACAATTTAGCGTAAATGATCTTTCCGGTCCGGTGGGAATTATTGATGTTATTGGCGATTCTTATGAAGAGGCGAAAGAGGAAGGCAGCGTAATGGTATGGTTGCAAATGCTGTACTGGGCAATTTTGCTTTCGGCTAATTTAGGTGTTATGAATTTACTTCCTATTCCGGCTTTAGATGGAGGAAGACTTGTCTTTCTTGCAGTTGAAGCTGTACGAAAGAAGAAATTAGATCCAAATGTAGAAGGCATGATCCATTTTGCGGGATTTGTTTTATTGATGCTTTTAATGGTATTTGTAATGTTTAATGATTTTCGAAGATTATAA